From a region of the Daphnia magna isolate NIES linkage group LG1, ASM2063170v1.1, whole genome shotgun sequence genome:
- the LOC123469391 gene encoding LOW QUALITY PROTEIN: 5'-AMP-activated protein kinase subunit beta-1-like (The sequence of the model RefSeq protein was modified relative to this genomic sequence to represent the inferred CDS: deleted 1 base in 1 codon) yields the protein MGQANSSRERHKSGDIQPCSPGKDGQAFVFDKKPSKLLYQTSGDDDDYLNAKGFEISGTPGNIDYNHSALNPSQEDNFGVEESSPKVLPTLFKWDGGGKQVYITGTFSNWKTIPMVKSHGDFVTIVDLPEGEHQYKFLVDGEWMHDPTEPVTDNGIGSKNNIISVKKSDFEVFDALDIDSSTVSGSQGSEDYGQEVPIPRPQEKLAPPILPPHLLQVILNKDTPLSCEPTLLPEPNHVMLCHLYALSIKDGVMVLSATHRYRKKYVTTLLYKPI from the exons ATGGGGCAAGCAAATAGTTCAAGAGAACGACATAAGTCAGGTGACATCCAACCTTGTTCCCCAGGCAAAGATGGCCaagcttttgtttttgataaAAAACCTAGCAAGCTTCTGTATCAGACATCTGgagatgatgatgattattTAAATGCAAAA GGTTTTGAAATATCTGGCACACCAGGAAATATAGATTACAATCATTCAGCACTTAATCCTTCCCAGGAAGATAACTTTGGGGTTGAAGAAAGCTCTCCTAAGGTTCTCCCGACC CTTTTCAAATGGGACGGTGGTGGTAAACAAGTTTATATTACTGGTACCTTTTCAAACTGGAAAACCATCCCTATGGTAAAGAG CCATGGAGATTTTGTAACAATAGTGGATTTGCCTGAAGGAGAGCATCAGTATAAGTTTCTGGTTGATGGGGAGTGGATGCATGATCCAACTGAG CCTGTTACAGATAATGGAATTGGATCGAAAAACAAT ATTATTTCAGTGAAGAAATCGGATTTTGAAGTTTTCGATGCCTTGGATATAGACAGCAGTACTGTTTCAGGGTCTCAAGGTTCAG AAGACTATGGCCAAGAAGTGCCGATACCTCGACCACAGGAAAAATTAGCTCCTCCAATTCTACCGCCTCATTTG CTTCAAGTTATTCTCAATAAAGATACCCCGTTATCG TGCGAGCCTACCTTGTTACCGGAACCCAATCATGTTATGCTTTGTCATCTGTACGCATTATCAATTAAAGATGGAGTGATGGTTCTTAGCGCGACTCATCGTTACCGAAAGAAATATGTAACCACGCTTCTTTATAAGCCCATTTAA